The following nucleotide sequence is from Gemmatimonadota bacterium.
GGCCGGCGCGTTCGGTCTGTTCGATGGTGAGTCGAGTCTCAATCCAGCTGCGCTCGGTGCACTGACCCAGACCACGTCGCTCTTCACTTCGAGCGCATCGTGGCGGAACAGCAGCAATCCGGCAGGAACGGGGAAGGCGACTGACGCACGTTTCCCGCAGATCCTGATCGGAGGACCGATCCCGTCGTCAAAGTTCGCCGTCGGCGTCGGCTACTCCACCTATGCCGATCGTGACTTCACGCTGGTGTCGACCGGAGTCGCCTCGCCACGCGGCGAGCCGATCAATGTCACCGATACCCTCACATCGCTGGGCGGCATCAATGATCTCCGCCTCGGTGTCGCGTATGTGGCGTCGCCGCGGGTCCTCTTCGGCGCCGGCGTGCACTTTCTCACCGGCTCGAACCGGCTGCTGTCACGTCGCTCGTGGGCGGATACCAATTACCTGCCGATTGCCGAGAAGGCCGAACTTTCCTACAAGGGCTTCGGTTTTTCGGCCGGCGTCCTGTTGAATCCCGCCAACGGCATTGCGATCGCGGGTGCCATCCGCCAGGACGGCAATCTCGATGTCCAGCGTGACTCGTCGAGCAGCAGCGGGACGATCAAGCTGCCGCTGACGCTGAGTGGCGGCGTCCGAGTGCGCGTGCATCGGGGGGTGGAGTTCGCCGGGACCGTCATCCGTCGCAACTGGTCGAGTGCCGATGCGGGCCTCCGCGAAGAAGGGGCTATCGGCGCGGTGAATACTTTCGAAGCAAGTGGGGGGCTCGAGATCCTCAGCAACCTTCGTCGCCCGGCGCAGAAGCCGTTGCGACTCGGCGTGCGTTACGCGGAGCTGCCGTTCCTGCTGACGACCGCGGGTCGGCCGAAGGAAGTCGGGGTGTCGATCGGCTCCGGGCTGCGCTTTGCCGGTGACCGCGGTGGCATCGACCTGGCGCTCGAGCGCTTCCAGCGGAAGCAGGGCAGTGACTACCGCGAGACCGGCTGGATCTTCTCGGTAGGGATTTCGGTGCGGTCGGCCGGATTCCGGCCATAGCGCGCTGGATGGGTTGCAGATGAAGCGGATCTACATTGAGACGTATGGCTGCCAGATGAATGTGGCCGACACCGAACTGATGTTTGGTGTCCTCGGCCGGGACGGCTACGAACCCACCGAGTCGCCCGAAGGGGCCGACGTCATCCTCGTCAATACGTGTGCCGTCCGTGATAACGCCGAACAGCGGGTGATCGGTCGCGTCGGTGAATTGCAGCGTCACAAGTATCCCGGCAGTGTGCTCGGCGTCGTGGGCTGCATGGCGCAGCGCCTCGGTCCGATCCTGCTCGAGCGGGTACCGAAGGTCGATCTCGTCGTCGGCCCCGATGCCTATCGCAATCTCCCGGAACTGCTCCGCCACGCGGTCGGCGGCATTCGCGTTGCCGATGTGGAGTACCGCGGCTGGGAGCATTACGAAGATATCCCCCAATTGCGTGAACCGGGCCCTACCGCCTTCGTGACGGTGCAGCGGGGCTGCGACTATCGCTGCACCTTCTGTATCGTGCCGACGACCAGAGGTCCCGAGCGGAGTCGCGTGCTGGCCGATATCGTGCGTGAAGTCCGCGAGCTGGTCGAGACCGGAGTCAGCGAGGTCACGCTGCTCGGGCAGACAGTCAATTCATACCACGACGGGAGCGACGATTTTGCCGCGTTGCTTCGCGCCGTCGGTGCGGTGGATGGGGTGCGGCGAATTCGATTCACGTCCCCGTATCCGACCGACTTCACTCCTGGGGTGATCGAGGCGATGGCCACGACACCGGCGGTGTGCGAACACGTGCATCTCCCGGTTCAGAGCGGATCGAACGCGGTGCTGAAGCGGATGCTTCGTCGCTACACGCGCGAGCGCTATCTCGAAGTGGTGAACGACTTGCGCACGGCGATTCCGGGGATGACGATTTCGACCGACATCATCGTCGGGTTTCCCGGCGAGACCGACGCCGACTTTGCCGAGACGCTGGCGATGGTGCAGGACGCCTCCTTCGACGAGGCCTACACCTTCAAGTACTCGGTCCGCGACGGCACGCCGGCGGTCAAGATCCCGAACCACGTTCCGGATGACGTGGCGTCGGGGCGGCTGGAGCAGCTGATCGAGGCCGCCCGGGCCCAGTCGCGGCGTCGGAACGCGGATCGGGTCGGCGAGGTCCACGAGGCACTCGTGGAACGGCCGGCGAAACGGGGCGACCTGATGCTGGCCCGCACCCGCCAGAATTTTCTGGTGCTCCTTGATGTTCCTGCCGATGCTATCGGCGAGTACCGGCGCGTGCGCCTCACGGGCACGACCGGGTCCACCTTTACCGGCGTCCTGTACCAGCCAGCCCTGGCGGTCCTATGATCGTGAATGTGATGGAGCAGCACGTGAAAGACGCGTACGAACGGCTCAAGACGTCCGTCAAGGACTTCGAGGAGTCGCCGCGTCATCGCGATGATGTGGTGGTGTATGCCCTGAACCGGTTGCCGCCGAAGTACGTGGTCAGCAATGCCGGCAAGGCGGTCACCGAGGCCGCGCTCGATGCGCCGCAGCATCGGACCGCGATCGAGGTGCAGGTCTTCGAAGCACTTCGGCAGGTGGCGCGCGTGCCACGCAACGACCGCCCACCCGCAGATTGATGCGGGCGCCACCGGGCGCCATGATTCTGCTGGTGGCATATGGGGCCGGTCTCGTGACCGGCCTTTCGCGTTTCCTGGACCCAGTCATCCTGTTGCCGCTCCTGCTCGCGGCGGGGTGGGTCCTCCGTCGATCAACTTGGGCTGTAACTGCGATCGCCTGTGCGAGCGGGATCGCGGTGGGTTGCTGGAGCCGCACAACCATTACCGAGCGTTGCGTCGCCTCGCTCCGGCCGGGAGAGCAACAGCTCGTGCTCCGCACCGAGGAGCCCGGCAGTGCGACCGGCCGCGTGTCGTTGCCGACCCGGGGGTGCCGCGGCGACGTGGTCGCGCGCTGGCCGGTGAATGCGAACGTCGGGGCGGGGCACGATGTTGGCGTGGTCGCGCGGTGGATTCCGCGGCCGCCGCGCCTCGGACGACCCGACGGCCTGCTCGTGGTGACCCGGGTGTTGCGGGTTACGGGCGACCCCGGGCGCATCGATTCACTGCGCACAGTTCTGACGACAGCGAGCGTCCGACTCTATGGAGCGCAGTCCCCGCTGGTGGACGCGCTCATCACCGGCCGACGTGGCGCGATCGATCCCACGCTCAGCCGGGCCTTCGCTGCCGCTGGCCTGGTGCATCTTCTGGCCATTTCGGGTTCTCACATCGCCGTGATCGCGGGCTGGGTATTGCTGGTGTTGCGACTGCTGCGTGTGTCTCGTCATCGCGGCGAAGCGCTCGCGGTGGCGGCCGCAACCGGATACACGGCCTTCATCGGCTGGCCACCCTCCGCGGTTCGCGCAGCGGCACTGATGGCGCTGGTTGCCTGGTGTCGCTGGCGGCAGCGTCATGTGCGCGGAGTGGCCCTGCTCGGGGCCAGCGCATTGCTGGTGCTCTGGTGCGATGCCTGGGCGATCAGCGATGTGGGAGCGTGGTTGTCGGTGCTCGCACTCGCGGGTGTGAGTGCGGCGACCCGCTGGAGTGATCGCGCCATCAGTGCGTCGGTGTGGGTGCGCACCCTCAGCGGTTCGGTGGGGGCCACCCTCACCACGGCGCCACTGACGGCCTTCGCCTTCGGGCAGGTCGCCCCGATCGGAATCCTGTTGAACCTCGTGGCGGTCCCGCTCACGGCGCTGCTGGTACCGGTGCTGCTCGTCTCGCTGCTGTTGTGGCATCCCCTGCCGGTTGCCGCCTCGGCCTTCGCGACTTCGGCAGCGCTCCTGCTGCGACTCCTGGTTGGCGTGGCACGGGTCGGGGCGATGGCTCCAGGGGCGGCCACTGCAGGTGACTCGGGGTTCGCCGCCGCGTTGCCGTGGCTCGTCGCACTCGCAGCGGCAGGATGGGTGGTGTACGGGCAGACTGCGCCGCGCGAAGCAGCTCGACGACTCGGCTGGGTGGTCGCGGTCGTGCTCTGGCTCCTGCTCGCCCCACGTGGTCCCCGTGCGCCGGATCTCGGGAGCGGTGGGCTGGCGTTACTTTTCGCCGATGTTGGCCAAGGCGACGCGGCCCTGATCAGGACACCAGGGGGACACTGGTTCGCGGTGGACGCCGGGCCGATCGATCCTGGGGGTCGCGACGCCGGTCACAAGGTGCTGCTGCCGTTGCTGGCGCAGGAGCAGGTCGGGCGGCTCGAGGCGTTGATCCTGTCGCACGCGCATCGTGACCACGTGGGCGGTGCTGCCGCCCTGGTCAACGAGCTTGATATTGGCGTCGTGGTGGAGCCGGGCGAGGCGTTCAGTGATAGCGCCTACGATGACTGGCTCACCGCGGTGGCGCAGCGAGGCGTGCGTTGGCACCCGGCGCGGCGCGGGACTGAGTGGACGGTTGATGGGGTGCGGTTCGCCGTCCTGCATCCTCCCCTCGAGTGGCCACGACAGGGTGACGACCTCAATGAAGATTCGGTCGTGCTCTCTGTGTCGTACGGCAACTTTACTGCGTTGCTGATGGGCGACGCCGGCTTCGTGGCGGAGTCGTCACTCGCTGGATCGTTGCCCGAAGCTGACTTGCTCAAGGTGGGGCACCACGGCTCGCGGTGGGCCAGCGGAGTGCCCTTTCTTGCAATGACACGCCCTGTGGCAGGGATCATCAGTGTAGGCAGGAATCGGTACGGTCATCCTGCGCCCGAGACACTCGCGCGCCTGGCCGATGCCGGAACCCGGGTGTGGCGGACTGATCTGGAAGGAACCACCACGGTGCTCACCGATGGTGTCACGTTCACTGTTCACGGGGGCCGGACCTCGGCCACCTATGCTGCGAGGGCCCGTCGTGGGCCAAGGAGACGCCGTGCTGGAACGCCGCCTCGGACGGACCAAGGTGACTACGCTGGAGCGCTTCATCCTGGGTCAGGAGCGCGACCATCCCGGTGCCACGGGGGAGCTCACCAACCTCCTCTATGACGTGGCACTCGCGGCCAAGGTGATCGCCTCCCAGATCCGCCGTGCCGGCCTCGTGAACATCCTCGGCAGCGCCGGCACCAGCAACGTGCAGGATGAGGAGCAGCAGAAGCTCGATATCTTCGCCAACGAAACGATGAAGAACGCGCTCAACCACACCGGGCGCGTGTGCGCCATGGCGTCTGAGGAAGATGAGGAGCTGATCCCGATTCCCGACGGAGTGCCGGCCGGCAAGTACGCGGTGCTCTTCGATCCGCTCGATGGCTCCGCCAACATCGACGTCAATGCCGCGGTGGGCACCATCTTCTCGATCTATCATCGGGTCACCACCGAGGGCCCGGGGCAGCTCGCCGACGTGCTGCAGCCGGGCTCAGAGATCGTGGCGGCCGGCTATGTGATGTACGGCTCCAGCGTGATGATGGTCTATTCGGCGGGTCATGGGGTCCACGGCTTCACACTCGATCCGACCATCGGCGAGTTTCTCCTCTCGCACGAGGACATCACCACGCCGGGTACCGGCAAGTACTACAGCGTGAACGAATCGAACTTCGGGCGATGGTCTCGCGCGATGCAGCGTGCCGTGCGAGGATTCCACGGCGACGACCCGGCGCGGCTCAAGGGAAAGAACTCCCGCTACATCGGCTCGCTGGTGGCCGACTTCCATCGCAACCTGATCGGCGGCGGGGTCTTCCTCTATCCGGGCGACACCAAGAACACCAACGGCAAGCTGCGCCTGCTCTATGAGTGCGCGCCAATGGCGTTCCTGGCGGAGATGGCCGGCGGCGCGGCGACGGATGGCACTACACGCATCCTCGACATCGTTCCGACGGCGCTGCACCAGCGCACCCCGCTCGTGATTGGCGGCAAGGATGACGTCGCATACGTCGCAAAGGTGATTCGCGAAGTCGAGGGTGGCGCGTGACCAAGCCGCTGCGAGTGGACGGGCCGCAGGTGCCGCGCCCAGCCGACTGGGACGGCGACCCGGCACGAGACCTTGGTGAACCGGGACAGTTCCCATTCACGCGTGGCCCCTATGCCGAGATGTACACCCGGCGGCCGTGGACGATGCGCCAGTACGCCGGATTCGGCACAGCGACCGCGACGAATCTCCGTTTCCGTGCACTGCTCGCGGCGGGGCAGACGGGGCTCTCGACGGCATTCGACCTCCCCACGCAGATGGGGTATGACTCCGACCACCCGATGGCGGCCGGCGAAGTTGGTCGCGTCGGAGTGGCCATCGATACGGTCGACGACCTGCGCCTGCTCTTCGCCGAGATCCCGCTCGATCGCGTCAGTACCTCCATGACCATCAACGCGACGGCCGCAATTCTCCTGGCGATGTACATCGTCGTCGGCGAGGAGCAGGGCGTGGCGGCGAAGGCGCTCAGCGGCACCATTCAGAATGACATCCTCAAGGAATACATCGCGCGCGGGACGTATGTCTTTCCCGCGGCTCCTTCGCTGCGCCTGATCACGGACATTTTCCGCTTCGTGTCGGATGAGGAGATGAACTTCAATCCGATCTCGATCTCGGGCTACCATATGCGCGAGGCCGGGGCGACGGCGGTACAGGAGGTGGCCTTCACCCTCGCCAACGCGCTCGAATACGTCCGGCGCGGAATCGACGCCGGCGTGCCGCTCGCTTCCTTCGGCCCGCGACTTTCATTCTTCTTCGCGGCGCACAACGATCTCTTCGAGGAAGTCGCCAAGTTCCGGGCGGCCCGTCGGCTCTATGCCCGCCTGATGCGCGAGCGATTCGGGGCCGACGATTCTTCGGCGCGCCTGCGCTTCCACACGCAGACCGGCGGCGTGACCCTGCAGGCCCAGCAGCCGCTCAATAATGTGGTGCGGGTCACCGTGCAGGGTCTCGCGGCCGTGCTTGGTGGCACGCAGTCGTTGCATACCAACGGCTATGACGAGGCACTCGCGCTTCCGACCGAAGCGTCGGCGACGCTCGCGCTCCGCACCCAGCAGCTACTCGCTTTCGAGAGTGGCATGACGCGCGCCGTCGACCCGCTCGCCGGCAGCTGGTATGTCGAGGCACTCACCGATCGGATCGAGGCCGAGGCACGCGCCCTCATCGAAGAGGTCGACGCGCTCGGTGGCGCGGCCGCCGCGGTCGAACAGGAATTCTTCCAGCGGGCCATTGCCGAAAGCGCGTGGGCGATGCAGCAGGCGCAGGAGTCGGGCGAACTCACGGTGGTCGGTGTCAATCGCTTTACCGATGGCAGCACATCGCCGGTGATCCCGGCGCCTGACTTCAAGGAGCTCGAGCGCGAACAGCGGAGCCGGCTGGCCGCGACCCGGGCATCGCGAGATGCGAATGCGGTATCGGCCTCCCTCGCCGAAGTGCGTCGGGCGGCGGGAACCACCGATTCGATGATGCCGCCGATTATCGCGGCGGTACGAGTCCGGGCCTCACTCGGCGAAATCAGTGACGCGTTGCGCGGGGTCTGGGGTGTCTATCGCGGTGGGCACGCCGGGTGAACGCCTCGACCGAAGAGCTGCAGGCCGCGCTCGGCGAGGCGTACACGCTCGAGCGCGAGCTCGGTCGCGGTGGGATGGGAGCGGTCTTCCTCGCCCGCGACAATCGGCTACATCGGCCGGTGGCCATCAAACTGCTGCCGCCTGATCTCGCCACGAATGCCGATTTGCGGGAGCGCTTCCTTCGGGAAACCCGACTCGCGGCGTCGTTCTCGCACCCGAACATCGTGCCGGTTCATGACGTGATTGAGCGCGGCAACCTGCTCGCCTTCGTGATGGGGTACGTCGACGGCGAGACGCTGGGCGCCCGAGTGCGTCGCGGCGGGCCTCTGCCATTGCCCGACGCGGTGCGGGTGCTCCAGGAGGTTGCCTGGGCACTCTCGTACGCCCACGGACGCGGCATCGTGCACCGCGACATCAAGCCCGACAACATCCTGATCGAGCGCGCCACAGGTCGTGGCCTCGTCACCGATTTCGGCATCGCGCGAAGTGGTGTCGCGACGCCGGGGCAGGGACTGACACGCGTGGGTGAAGTTGTCGGAACGCCTGAGTTCATCAGCCCGGAACAGGCGTCGGGCGATGTGGTCGATGGGCGGAGTGATCTCTACTCGCTCGGCGTGGTGGCGTTCTACATTCTCGCTGGACAACTCCCGTTCGATGCACCGACACCGACCGGTTTGCTGGCGATGCATCTCACGCAGCCGCCGCCGTCACTCGCAGCGTTGCGCCCCGACCTGCCGCCCGAGATGGTGGCGGCGGTCGAGCGCTGCCTCGCGAAGAATCCGTCGGATCGATTCGCGACCGGTGAAGAACTGGCGAATGCGCTCGATGGACTTCGGCGCAGTGCGCCGGAAGTGGCGCCTGCCGTGCGCGTCTTTCTGCAGCGGATCGGGACATCGTTCTTTGCGTTGCTCTTTCTCGGTGGCTGTGCGTCGTATCTCGTGCGACGTGGCGCCAAGGCCGGCAGTGATGACTGGGTGATCGCGTTCCTGATGATCATTGCCGCGATCTGGGGGCTGATCGCGCAACTGTTCGGCCGTGTGCGACTGCTGCTGCGGCAGGGGTTCCGATATCGCGATGTTCATGCGGGCGCCGGCGCCATCCTGGCCGACGACGTCGCAGCACGTGATGCCATTCGTGCCTCGAGCGACGAGATGCGTCGTCGGCGTAAGCGGATTCGCATCGGGCTGCTCTCGTGCGTCTGGCCTTTTGGCGCATTCTGGTTCGTCAAGCACTACCTCCGCACCCCCATCCCCGGAGGAGAGCCAGGACAGTTCCACGTCGGCGCGGCGGGCGCCTTGATCGTGATCTCGGCCGCGATCTCGCTCGGCCTCGGTGTCACGCTCCTCGGATCGGATCCGCTCAAGGGGAATCCCTTTGCGTTCCTGCAGGCGAAGTTCTGGCAGGGGCCGTTCGGTCGACTGATCTTCCGGATTGGGGGCTGGCGGCTTCCCAACGTTTCCGATTCGGGGACCACGGTCACCCGTGCGATGCCGACCGCGCCGGGCGGCCCGCTCACCGTCCTGCTTGCGTTGCCGAACGAGCTCAGGCGTGATCTGCGAGGCGTCGACGTGCGGCTCACGGCGCTCGAACGCGAGATCGTGGCAGGTCGTGGTCGCGAGGCTCAGATCGCCGCGGCAATCGCAGACGCCGGACCGCCTCAGGCGGCCGCCTCGGAGCGCGCGACGGCGCTGGTGCAGGAACTCGGCGAAGCCGCGTCAGTCGCGCGCCGGGAGCGGGAAGCGAAGGAACTGCAGCTGGAGAACGTCCGACTCGAACTGATCCGGCTTCGTGCCGGCCTCGGCACGGCGGTAGCGGTTCGCCAGGCGCTCGAGGGCTAGGTGCCGCCACAGTACCGTTCCCTCGTGGTCGATCGCCACGCCCGCATCGGCATTGCCGGTGAACTCGAGACGGCCACCGAGGCGTGGCTGATTCTCCACGGCTACGGCATGCTCGCTCAGGGGATACTCCACTGGTTTCGCGCGGCCGAACGTCCCGGGCGTGTGCTCGTCGCGCCCGAGGGGCTCTCCCGGTTCTACGTCGAGGAGAAGGGCCACCGCCGCGTGGGCGCGTCCTGGCTCACCCGGGAAGACCGCGAACACGACCTCACCGACCAGCAAGCCTATCTCGACCGCGTGGTTGCCGACCTGGTCGGCGCCATCCCGCGGCTGGAAGTGCACGGCTTCTCCCAGGGAGTCGCGGCGGGGTCGCGCTGGGTGGTTCGTGGCGTTCGGCCTGTGGCCAGGCTGGTCTGTTGGGGTGGTACCATCCCGCCCGATGTGGAGCCTATGGCACTGCACCGGGCCGTGAACGCGACCCCGATCCATTTCACCGTGGGTGACCGGGACGTCTGGGTGGCTCCAGCCACCGTCGACGCTGACGCCGCCAGACTGGTCGAGGCCGGTTGCCCGGCAGTGGTCCACCACTTCGATGGCGGGCACCGTGTGGATAACGGCGTACTGGCCGAATTGGAGGCAGTGCCACGCTGAAGACCGCTTTTCTTGCTGGGTGAGGCGAGCGGTCTTAAACTTCGGCGCAGCTTTCAGTTAGCCAAGGTGGGGTATGCCGACGTACGAGTACGAATGCAGCAACGGACACCGGTTCGATCGGGTCCAGAAGATGTCTGACAAGCCGGTCGCCAAGTGTCCCGAATGCGGGGCGAGGGCGTCGCGGCGAATTTCTGGTGGCCAGGGCCTCATCTTCAAGGGATCGGGTTTCTACATCACCGACTATGGCAAGGATGGCAAGGGCGCGCGGAAGGACACCGATGCCGCTCCCAAGTCAGACCCCGCACCCACAGCTCCGGTCACACCGGCGGCTTCGACCACACCAGCGGCCACTCCGAAGTCCTCCGGCACGAAGGACCCTTCGTGAGCGAGGCGCTGCGGGCTGAACTGTCGCGCATCGCGATCCTACTTGGTGGCAGCGATATCGAGTTCACGCTCGAACGCCCTCGTGACCCAAGCCATGGCGATCTTTCAACCAACCTCGCGATGCAACTGGCCAAGCGTGAACGGAGCAATCCCCGCGCGATGGCTGAACGCGTGCTGGCGGAGCTGAACGCTCCTGCCACCACGGTACAGGAGAGTTCGATCGCCGGTCCGGGCTTCATCAATTTCCGCCTCACCGCCGACACCCTGACTGCCGATCACGCGCGCATCCTCGCGGAGGGCGCCAGCTATGGTCGCTCGACGACCGGCGCGGGGCAGCGGGTGAACGTGGAGTTCGTATCGGCGAATCCCACCGGCCCGCTCCACGTCGGTCACGGACGAGGCGCGGCCCAGGGCGATGGCATCGCCGCGCTGCTGGAGTGGACCGGCCATCAGGTGACCCGCGAGTTCTACATCAACGACGCCGGGGTGCAGATCACCCGGCTCGCCGAATCGCTCTGGGCCCGGGTACAGCAGGCAGTGGGGCGCGAGGCGAGTGTGCCGGAGGGTGGCTACCACGGTGAGTATCTCGTCGAGGCCGCAGCGACCCTGCTCGCCTCGGAAGGGAAGGCCTTTGCCGACCTGCCGGCGTCGAAAGGCGTCGCCCGCTGCCGTGCCGCCGCACTCGTGATGCAGCGTGCCGAGCAGGATGACACGCTTGCCACCTTCGGCGTGCGCTTCGATGTGATGTCGTCGGAAGAGGACATCTACGCCAGTGGCAAGATCGACGCGTTGCTGGTACGCCTTGCCGAGGCCGATCTTTCGTACGAGCAGGACGGCGCGCTCTGGTTACGCACCTCCTCGTACGGCGACGAGAAGGATCGCGTGCTCCGCAAGCAGGATGGCAGCTACACCTACTTCGTCCCCGACATCGCGTATCATCTCGACAAGGTGAAACGTGGCTTTACACACGCCATCGATGTCTGGGGCGCCGACCACCACGGCTACATCCCGCGCGTGCAGGGAGCGTTGACGGCGCTGGGCGTACCGGCCGACTGGCTCGAAGTGTCGCTGGTGCAGCTGGTGAAAGTCGTGCGAGGTGGCGAAGAGGTGAAGATGTCGAAGCGCTCGGGCGACTTCGTCACCTTGCGAGATCTGTACGAGGAAACTGGCGTCGATGCCGCGCGCTACTGGTTCCTGATGCGCCGGGGCGATACCCACCTCACCTTCGACATCGAGCTGGCCAAGTCGCGGACCGATGAGAACCCGGTGTTCTATGTCCAGATGGCGCATGCCAGGATGTGCGGCATCTTCCGTAATGCCGGTATCGAGTTGGCGTCTGTCAGTGGCGCACTCGATCTCACCGTGCTCACGGCGAGCGATGCCGATCTGCTGCGCGCGCTCACCGAATTCCCCGACATCGTGCGGCGCGCCGCCCGCGATCACGAGCCCCATCGGGTGACGACGTATCTCGAAGCCCTCGCGCGCGAAGCGCACGGCTGGTATCACGGCTGTCGGGTGCTCGGCGAACCGGAACCTGTCCAGCATGCTCGTTTGCTTCTTGCCCGCGCGGCCATTCAGGTGCTCGCGAATGGCCTGACCCTTCTCGGCATCACTGCCCCGGACCGGATCTGAACGCATGACTCTTCTCGTCGTCGGCAGTGTCGCGCTGGATTCGGTCGCTACTCCCTTCGGGCAGACCGCCGATGCACTCGGTGGGTCGGCCGTGCACTTCG
It contains:
- a CDS encoding serine/threonine-protein kinase, with protein sequence MNASTEELQAALGEAYTLERELGRGGMGAVFLARDNRLHRPVAIKLLPPDLATNADLRERFLRETRLAASFSHPNIVPVHDVIERGNLLAFVMGYVDGETLGARVRRGGPLPLPDAVRVLQEVAWALSYAHGRGIVHRDIKPDNILIERATGRGLVTDFGIARSGVATPGQGLTRVGEVVGTPEFISPEQASGDVVDGRSDLYSLGVVAFYILAGQLPFDAPTPTGLLAMHLTQPPPSLAALRPDLPPEMVAAVERCLAKNPSDRFATGEELANALDGLRRSAPEVAPAVRVFLQRIGTSFFALLFLGGCASYLVRRGAKAGSDDWVIAFLMIIAAIWGLIAQLFGRVRLLLRQGFRYRDVHAGAGAILADDVAARDAIRASSDEMRRRRKRIRIGLLSCVWPFGAFWFVKHYLRTPIPGGEPGQFHVGAAGALIVISAAISLGLGVTLLGSDPLKGNPFAFLQAKFWQGPFGRLIFRIGGWRLPNVSDSGTTVTRAMPTAPGGPLTVLLALPNELRRDLRGVDVRLTALEREIVAGRGREAQIAAAIADAGPPQAAASERATALVQELGEAASVARREREAKELQLENVRLELIRLRAGLGTAVAVRQALEG
- the miaB gene encoding tRNA (N6-isopentenyl adenosine(37)-C2)-methylthiotransferase MiaB, with product MKRIYIETYGCQMNVADTELMFGVLGRDGYEPTESPEGADVILVNTCAVRDNAEQRVIGRVGELQRHKYPGSVLGVVGCMAQRLGPILLERVPKVDLVVGPDAYRNLPELLRHAVGGIRVADVEYRGWEHYEDIPQLREPGPTAFVTVQRGCDYRCTFCIVPTTRGPERSRVLADIVREVRELVETGVSEVTLLGQTVNSYHDGSDDFAALLRAVGAVDGVRRIRFTSPYPTDFTPGVIEAMATTPAVCEHVHLPVQSGSNAVLKRMLRRYTRERYLEVVNDLRTAIPGMTISTDIIVGFPGETDADFAETLAMVQDASFDEAYTFKYSVRDGTPAVKIPNHVPDDVASGRLEQLIEAARAQSRRRNADRVGEVHEALVERPAKRGDLMLARTRQNFLVLLDVPADAIGEYRRVRLTGTTGSTFTGVLYQPALAVL
- a CDS encoding DNA internalization-related competence protein ComEC/Rec2, whose translation is MRAPPGAMILLVAYGAGLVTGLSRFLDPVILLPLLLAAGWVLRRSTWAVTAIACASGIAVGCWSRTTITERCVASLRPGEQQLVLRTEEPGSATGRVSLPTRGCRGDVVARWPVNANVGAGHDVGVVARWIPRPPRLGRPDGLLVVTRVLRVTGDPGRIDSLRTVLTTASVRLYGAQSPLVDALITGRRGAIDPTLSRAFAAAGLVHLLAISGSHIAVIAGWVLLVLRLLRVSRHRGEALAVAAATGYTAFIGWPPSAVRAAALMALVAWCRWRQRHVRGVALLGASALLVLWCDAWAISDVGAWLSVLALAGVSAATRWSDRAISASVWVRTLSGSVGATLTTAPLTAFAFGQVAPIGILLNLVAVPLTALLVPVLLVSLLLWHPLPVAASAFATSAALLLRLLVGVARVGAMAPGAATAGDSGFAAALPWLVALAAAGWVVYGQTAPREAARRLGWVVAVVLWLLLAPRGPRAPDLGSGGLALLFADVGQGDAALIRTPGGHWFAVDAGPIDPGGRDAGHKVLLPLLAQEQVGRLEALILSHAHRDHVGGAAALVNELDIGVVVEPGEAFSDSAYDDWLTAVAQRGVRWHPARRGTEWTVDGVRFAVLHPPLEWPRQGDDLNEDSVVLSVSYGNFTALLMGDAGFVAESSLAGSLPEADLLKVGHHGSRWASGVPFLAMTRPVAGIISVGRNRYGHPAPETLARLADAGTRVWRTDLEGTTTVLTDGVTFTVHGGRTSATYAARARRGPRRRRAGTPPRTDQGDYAGALHPGSGARPSRCHGGAHQPPL
- a CDS encoding late competence development ComFB family protein, with the protein product MEQHVKDAYERLKTSVKDFEESPRHRDDVVVYALNRLPPKYVVSNAGKAVTEAALDAPQHRTAIEVQVFEALRQVARVPRNDRPPAD
- a CDS encoding FmdB family zinc ribbon protein; this translates as MPTYEYECSNGHRFDRVQKMSDKPVAKCPECGARASRRISGGQGLIFKGSGFYITDYGKDGKGARKDTDAAPKSDPAPTAPVTPAASTTPAATPKSSGTKDPS
- a CDS encoding methylmalonyl-CoA mutase family protein, coding for MPRPADWDGDPARDLGEPGQFPFTRGPYAEMYTRRPWTMRQYAGFGTATATNLRFRALLAAGQTGLSTAFDLPTQMGYDSDHPMAAGEVGRVGVAIDTVDDLRLLFAEIPLDRVSTSMTINATAAILLAMYIVVGEEQGVAAKALSGTIQNDILKEYIARGTYVFPAAPSLRLITDIFRFVSDEEMNFNPISISGYHMREAGATAVQEVAFTLANALEYVRRGIDAGVPLASFGPRLSFFFAAHNDLFEEVAKFRAARRLYARLMRERFGADDSSARLRFHTQTGGVTLQAQQPLNNVVRVTVQGLAAVLGGTQSLHTNGYDEALALPTEASATLALRTQQLLAFESGMTRAVDPLAGSWYVEALTDRIEAEARALIEEVDALGGAAAAVEQEFFQRAIAESAWAMQQAQESGELTVVGVNRFTDGSTSPVIPAPDFKELEREQRSRLAATRASRDANAVSASLAEVRRAAGTTDSMMPPIIAAVRVRASLGEISDALRGVWGVYRGGHAG
- the fbp gene encoding class 1 fructose-bisphosphatase translates to MLERRLGRTKVTTLERFILGQERDHPGATGELTNLLYDVALAAKVIASQIRRAGLVNILGSAGTSNVQDEEQQKLDIFANETMKNALNHTGRVCAMASEEDEELIPIPDGVPAGKYAVLFDPLDGSANIDVNAAVGTIFSIYHRVTTEGPGQLADVLQPGSEIVAAGYVMYGSSVMMVYSAGHGVHGFTLDPTIGEFLLSHEDITTPGTGKYYSVNESNFGRWSRAMQRAVRGFHGDDPARLKGKNSRYIGSLVADFHRNLIGGGVFLYPGDTKNTNGKLRLLYECAPMAFLAEMAGGAATDGTTRILDIVPTALHQRTPLVIGGKDDVAYVAKVIREVEGGA